A genomic window from Chitinophagaceae bacterium includes:
- a CDS encoding DUF1211 domain-containing protein codes for MGKGRIEAFSDGVIAIIITIMVLEMKVPHGDEWQNLTPLLPVFISYILSFTNVAIYWNNHHHLLHAAHKVNTKVLWANTHLLFWLSLFPFVTGWMGENHFTTLPIILYGVVLLMAGTAYYILSQALIQLHGKNSTLAIAVGRDKKGIASVVIYLLAIPLSFISGYFGLALYAIVAAIWLIPDQRIEKKIVEQQNNQA; via the coding sequence ATGGGAAAAGGGAGAATAGAAGCATTTAGTGATGGTGTAATAGCCATCATCATCACCATCATGGTTTTGGAAATGAAAGTGCCTCACGGTGATGAGTGGCAAAATCTGACACCGCTTCTACCAGTGTTTATCAGTTATATTCTGAGTTTTACAAATGTTGCCATTTACTGGAACAACCACCACCATCTGCTTCATGCTGCACATAAAGTAAATACAAAGGTGTTGTGGGCCAACACTCACCTGCTCTTCTGGCTCTCTCTTTTTCCATTCGTTACAGGTTGGATGGGTGAAAATCATTTTACAACTTTACCTATTATATTGTATGGTGTGGTATTATTAATGGCAGGTACAGCTTATTATATCCTGTCTCAGGCACTCATACAACTACATGGGAAAAACTCTACTTTGGCGATTGCAGTAGGCAGAGATAAAAAAGGAATTGCTTCTGTTGTGATTTATCTGCTGGCAATTCCACTGTCATTTATCAGTGGTTATTTTGGATTGGCGCTGTATGCAATTGTAGCTGCCATCTGGCTGATTCCGGATCAAAGGATTGAGAAGAAGATTGTTGAACAACAGAACAACCAAGCATAA